AATGAGAGATGcagtcaacgatggaagaaaggcatTGAAGATTCTACGGGACCATTACCGAGGTACTAGGAAACCAAGAATCATCTCCCTCTACACGGAGCTGACATCACtgaaaatgagagggaaagaatGTGTAACGGATTATTTTCTTCGAGCAGAGGCAACCTCTACTTCGTTAAAGTCAGCTGGTGAGACAATCAGCGACTGCCTTCTTATTGCTTTGGTGTTGAAGGGTCTTCCAGAAGAATTTACTCCATTTAATACTGTTGTTATGCAGAAGGATAGTGAGTCTACGTTTCCGGAATTCAAGTCTCTGCTACGGAATTATGAAGAAAGCCTGAGGAGTCGAGAGGCACACAGGCCTGATGTGAAGAGTGAGAACGTCCTTAAGGTGAATTATAAGAAGAATCCTGATTTTCAGTGTGGTGGATCTGCCAGTGGCTCGTCAGTAAGATGTATTCATGTGGTAAGACTGGACATGAGTCTTTCGAGTGtaagttgaagaaagacagaggtaagtgatgcaaagaatgcaaaaccattacacacaattttgatgaatgtagaaaggctaataggcctactagattttctagtgcaactgtgaatgtttgtaagcctagatctgtggtatcatgtagtccgaTGTAGCGtctgaataaagggcagtctctacctagcacccaagccatcaagtcctgtcctttaatcactgcaacctcttgcatattatatcttggtggcagcgtggtaacgcaccccacgccattccatcaacaaacccggaccatagagacactttacatacctctcctgtccgtaataactgagaaggaGACTCATAATCAGCccgagtttattaccagcggccgcagatgacgccatttACACCCAACGGCAACCGGACAtagactgtcataccggcccagataacaaacgtacataacttatatcgtgAGGATATGGaatagaatggacattagtgcaccgtgattacagtgagaatagtgaagaaagttataaatagattacttacaagtattttggccattgttatctgcgcactacttcacaaaatgagctaaacaacgacgtacattcagcagtgtaaacaaatcTGAAAACGgtgccgactaccagtgacaaatttttgtagtgattcccatactcttattatatgtctctctttgtgaaccataaactgtgttattaatccaatcactatctatctattatGTAACACCCTCtcaaaaccaaatccaatcatggcccagcctaaatgcccaagtatggactgggctcaccagcccatggccgagtcgtttcgtgcattcaaggcgcgcatgaacttaaACCTCGAAGACCAAaaagtcacagacccgggcaagcaagcaactaaaattaagattgccctcggcgatgagggaatgaggcgtatcttggcgagcggcctcactgaacaggagcaacgtgtgccgcagaacatatggaggcttattgaaagtgaggttgatgcaatggtcaaaataaatttccgagttcaccgcctcgaatttgcaaataccaaacagaaacctgctgaaacaatcagtcaattcctggccagactccgtgaaaaagcgacaagtgcgagtttgaagacagagaactcaacgaacgacttatcgaaatgactaaactacgaacacaattcgaagaatttcggaaagaactcctaactaaaccgaagggctatgctgtgagcaacgttctagagagaggtcgggaatacgaggccattacggcctccacggcatcattacgctccatacagatgagctctgagaacacaagtacaagccataccaacgtggatgcaattcgaagggaaagcaacgagccacggaacaaactacaaaccacggacaactgtgggcttagccatcccataaggtcatgccccgcttacaatgacagatgcagtggttgtagcatcaaggggcactggaaaaagatgtgccgcaaaactgatggaggcagaacaatgccaggagacaacatgaagcagacacaacgtcagagcaagacaagagggcgctcctaccgacggccgaatcgggctcctaaccacaggcaacacgaagttatggttaatgaaaaccctaatcttgatgaagaaacagattatatgccagacttcgacatgataacgatatctgACATAGGATtggcaccgaaacgagaagcattctcaaagctcatgatcaagcatgaaaaccccccagcctatgggcccctgaaactcaaaatcgacacgggTTCTGGTGGCAGTaagctgcccttgcggacatacaagcaaatgtttggtgatgcacccaccagcctcgtactatccccagaaccgtcagtaagactaacatcatacagtggcgacaatattccctgcctagggtcactaatgctcagtgtccgcaaactcagcaacccagcattctcgcaagaaaagttctttgtggtcgatgtgtctggtccagccatacttggccttccctcatgccaaaaactcggtattgtggatatcaatgtcaacgacgttactggaatacctgagcaaccaagccaacaaggccctattaggtcagtcgaacaactaaaagcgcaattcccagcacagtttgactgtattggcaaactaaaagagcccacgatgctccacctcaaggatgacgtgatccctttctgtgatccgccccgtaaggtgagtatccacctgaagccccgcatcaagtccgagcttgacactatggagaaagagggggttatcagacgcgtaacggaacacacagactggtgtagcagccttgtgtatgtcacaaaacccgatggaagcctacggatctgcctggaccccaagcggctcaaccaaaacctcaaaagatgtccccacaagattcccactctagaagagatcaacccagTATTCTCCAAAGtaaaagtgttctccaagctagacaccaaagcaggctactggagtataccgctacacgaggactcacaacttctgacaacgttccgaacaccacacggccggtattgttggacaaggctaccatttgggctgaatgtaagccaggacatatttcaagccaggatggactccatcatcgagaatctctcaggtgttgttggcatcgctgatgacgtggcaatatgtgggaaagaccagtcggaacacgacaaaaacctgatggggttcatgcagcgtgcagcccaacacggactcagcctaaactcgaagaaatgctccatttcaaaaccagaaatcgagttttttcggaacacgctataccagcaagggcatgatgccagacccgtcaaaggtacacgacgtgcataacatgccgtcaccctccaataaagaggaactacagagattcctgggagtaatgacttacctcagcccctatgtaccacattactcagctcagtcacaaagacttggagatctggtcaaggaagatgtgcccttccaatgggaagaagaccatgaatccacctatcaacacctgaaacgccaaatagtgccatcaagcacgctgtcttactatgacccaactcgacccgtggctcttgaagtcgatgcatcacaaaaaggcctcggggcggccctcatccaagacgggaaggtaatagccttcgccagcaaagccctgacaccaacgcaggcaaattacagcaatatcgagcgagaggcccttggcCTAGTATACGGCGTGCAACGAttccatacctacctatacggaagagactttgaagctgtcactgaccacaaacccctcattaatatctgggagaagccactgatcagtgccccacctagactacaacgtctcttcttgaaactgctggggtatgacatgagggtcaagtacaaggaaggactaACCCTTGTACTCTCcaacgccctatcacgccttcctaacccacaaaatgacaaggaaatccctttggatacacgagtggatgGACTGGAACCAGATGACATCgatgtgatatcagttgcactcataaaatttggtccccagattttggaagaggtccgccataggtctgacaccgacccagtgctgcgcactctcaagcatactatcatcgagggttggcctacctcagtaaaaggctgtcaccccgatatctgccagtttttctcatacagagaatgccttgccgtaGAAGACGGAGTCAtgttcaaagggcgacaagttatcattcCCAAAGAAGTCAGAGGCCGGATACTGGACCAGCTacaccggtcccaccaagggatcacaaaaacacaagccctggcacgggagtgtgtattctggcccaacatcgcaaagaatatagaggacaaggtcagggcatgtgagatattccagaagtaccagccccagcaaagtcctagtgaaaccacgcatcatgacattcccccaatgccccggttcaaagtcgcttcggacatcttccaaattggccacaagacatatctgatcacaactgattatttcacaaaattcccggtagtcaccgaactaaaaaacctgtcatctgaaagtgtggccaaccacctcaaattcctgtgttcgctgttcggatgccccaaaaccctggtctcagacaacggacctcaatacacgggagcagccatgagggacttcacaaaagcctggggtattgagcacatcacatcaagcccacattaccctcagttcaatggcctcgcggagcgcagttggaacatgcaagccgattatcaaaaaatgccttgagacaggcggtgatatgcatactgcattactccacttacgggccatcccgatcgacaataagacaaccagccccgcagagctcatgtttggtcgcaatgtgaccactgacctaccaggccaatacgaaccacatctcgcacacatcacgacccacaaccacctccaggaccgcctaggaccaaatcggacacaacggcacttcacagacctccaacctgaacaaccagtccgaatattcgacaaggcctgccacacatgggtgccaggcagagtggtacgtaagtcagaagaaccccaatcatacattgtggaagcccaaaacggagcgtgcctcaggaggaacaagtcccacatccgtccgacactgctcgcgacaaacacagaaccgtccaacaactggcagcaggctccaacatcatcagcacagcctccaccacgacctgccgatatatcgctgccgccacctagtgttATGATCATTGCCAGTAGTAAGGAGAAAGCTCTGTTTGACACTAAACGTGTATTGTGTCATAGATTTGAGATGAAAGATTTAGGGAAACTTTCATGGTTTTTGGGTATTGAGTTTGTTTTTGATGGagattgtataaaaatgaaccagagtaagttccttgagaaagttttgagaaagttcaaaatagatgaatgcaacccaaagtcaattccttgtgatctaagtgttaataagtgtacttttgaggaaagtcctgaactagttgatagtactctttacagaaacattgttggaagcttgatatatatcatgacttgtactaggcctgatttaatttttgttgtgtctaaactttcacagtatatggctaggccaactcaaagtcatttggctatgtgtaaatatgttctaaaatttcttaaaggtactaaacaacatTACCTTGTTTTTAAGAGGTCTTACGATACTATTGAGATTTCTGGTTACTGCGACTCAGACTGGGGTAGTTCTGAAGATCGCAAAAGTATTTCAGGTTATTGTTACCAAATGAATGCTGATAGTGCTCTTATTTCTTGGAAGAGTAAGAAACAAAGCAATGTAGCTTTAAGTTCTTGTGAAGCCGAGTATGTTTCATTGACTTTTGCTATCCAAGAAGCAAAATTTTTGCAGCAGTTGTTAACTGATATGATTAATGTTGAAGTCAAACCCATCAAATTATTTGTTGATAACCAAGGGGCAATTAAACTTGCTAAAAACCCTGTTTACcatcaaaggtctaaacatatagacATACGCTATTGTTTTATCCTTAATGAAGTTATGAGTAAAATGTTGATATAGTGTATGTCCCCTCAAGTGAAAATAAAGCCGATGTGTTTACAAAACCAGTAACTAAAGCaaagttgatttattttaatttgtgtcatTAATGGTTTTGTAATATTGACATTTGATAgctatgtattctttttttttttttttttgattaccatgatgcatatatttgtttgatgTATAGTAATTTTCagattgatgaaaataaaagtttatgagggggtgttcgaatattaaacttttatttatgatgcattggtaatgttgattatgcgcttgggtgcaatcatttgtttttacccataattcttgtcataATGTGCATGGCATGACGCCGCTCTCTTTTGTCCGtatagtgtaaccggcaagttcatggctgaaggaactgtgtactgctgcctcccacattctccattaaagtgactcttttagtgataatcttttattataacccaccatcatgtccttcgagctcacagCCCGTACATCTATGGATGAGTGTGAACTAGGTGAATCATGGGGCGAACACTGCCCTCGTTGTCTTCTAACATTTGACCTCAACTAATGGATTCTCTGGCGAGATGTAAACAAGTGAGTAACACCTTCAACTACTACCACACGCTGTACAACACATCCGCTAGAAgtacataaaagaatattattaaaactgaaatatCTATTAACGTTTTGTAAGCATATTCTATGGTGATTGACCATACGTAAGATGTGACATACTAAAACCATAGTcatgcatgaaacaaacaataacgtAAGAGGTCATTCTCTCATAAGATGTGGTTCTTTAACTCTTATCATATTATGCAATAAAGAACACATTTCTACAAAATACGAAGACATGCAAATTTTGGTTTCATGAATAAAAACACAAACCCAGTAACATAATTCCTGTTTGCCGATTACCCGACAAACGACAATTCTCAATAATAAATCAATCGATAACCTGTATGAACATGCAATACTAATAACCTTAAGGTATGAGGAAGATTATGGTTATACAGATGCACACACAAAAATGTTATGTTAAATCGTTGTGAGAGGAATTTCTCACATACTGTGTGTTTTGAGTTTATTTTCTGTTAATCTTTGAATTTGCTTCAAGGttttttgtgttaatgtaaatcttgtaggctgtcttacatactttgtaattgtataacttgtctcctttcctcgtatAAAACCTGAATGCACGACGAAGGAGACAGCTTTTGCTCAGGGCCTCAGGCTCAAACTTTGAGCCAATCTGTTATCGGGTGTCATGgtggtgcgtgtgtgtataagaTTAGAAGTGGTGATTTACCCTTGTTCTTTGGACTTGTCCTAATTTTGTTAAAGTGCCATTGACTTATAAATCCCCTGAGATTGTCTTTGCATAATCActcatttatgtaaaatttaactttTAGCTATCAAAGTAAATTTGACTACAATTTAACAAGTGCGTTTCGATATCCTCCATTGATTTATGTTCTTGTTTAAATGTCC
This genomic stretch from Palaemon carinicauda isolate YSFRI2023 chromosome 21, ASM3689809v2, whole genome shotgun sequence harbors:
- the LOC137614923 gene encoding uncharacterized protein is translated as MSFELTGYGPSSSKRKLYFDGDEEKYEMWEIKFLAHLRLRKLTLDEREDQTSAEFSAKNADIFAKIVQVLDDKSLQLIMRDAVNDGRKALKILRDHYRGTRKPRIISLYTELTSLKMRGKECVTDYFLRAEATSTSLKSAGETISDCLLIALVLKGLPEEFTPFNTVVMQKDSESTFPEFKSLLRNYEESLRSREAHRPDVKSENVLKVNYKKNPDFQCGGSASGSSVRCIHVVRLDMSLSSVS